A stretch of DNA from Synergistaceae bacterium:
TAAGTTTCTACCATGGCCGGAAGAACAATAGCCTTCGCGAAGGCGTCCGGTTTTTTAGAGATCATTTGGATAGAGGAAGCCGAGGTCTTCCCCTGAGCGATAGCGGAGAGCCAACCTACGATGGCGATGGGTAGACAGGCCGCGAAGATCATCAATCCCTGAGTCCAGGTGAGGGGCACGGGTTGCCCGGCCAACAATCCCAGCTTGTTCAAAACCACGAAAGCGATAAGCAGCCCGTAGATTCCTTGAGTTCCAGGAAGAGCCTGAAGGGCCAGGCATTTGGCGAACTTGTCCGGGTCCTCGGTCATGACTCCAGCCGCGCTGTCTCCAGCGATGCCGATTCCGATGGCCGAGCCGATTCCCGATAGAGCCGCAGCAAAAGCCGCCCCGAACAGCGCAAAAGTAAGTCCTAACAGTTCCATAAGTTTATGCACTCCCTTCAACAATTTCACTTTAAAGATTTCAGGCTTTAAAGTTTTCAGAATTTTAAAGTTTTTAGAATTTTAAAGTTTTCAACTCTGCGGAAGGCCGTCGACGACCTCCACGTACTGTGTCGTGAATTGTAGCGGCTTGAAGACGGCGCCGCCACCCGAATAGAACTTGCTGAAGAATTCAACGTACTGGAGGCGCAAGGAATGGACAAACGCCCCCAACAGGTTGACCGCGATACCGAAAGCGTGCCCCCCCAGAACGATGCCCAAGGCCAGAGTCCAGCCGATAAAGGGAATCTCGGCCACCATCGTAGCCAAGAGGTTGATGATCGAGCCAATGACCGCCGACCCTAGACCCAAAGCCAGAAGGCGGCTGTAGCTCAAAATATCCCCCAGATAGGAGGTACAGCCATAGAGGGCGTAAAGCCCCGATCCGATTTTCAGGAAAATGTTCTTTTTCTCCCGTCCCGCGTACCAGAAGATGACACAGGCTCCCGCCACCGCCATGCACTGGCCCAAGAGGTAGATGATCCAGGGGACAGCCCCCGTAGCTCCGGTGCCCACCAAGACAAGGCCGACGACGAAAAAGATCCAGGAGATTTTGTCACCAATGGCATCCACGTAGTTGCCTTTTCGGAGCGCGTCGTAGGCAGCGATGCCCAAACCCAACATCAGGTGAACTATCCCCAAGAAAAGGGAGATGCCTAAGACCTTCATGGGGTCCGCCATGGGATCTATGACGAAAAAGAAGTTCTTGATGGGCCGTAGGAACGCCATAAAGGGAAATACGTCGATGAAATCGCCGAAAAAACTCCCCGTGATGGCGCCGTAGAGAAAGGTAAAAACAGCCCCAATGCTGAAAATGTGAATAAAGTCTTTCACACTGGCAGGAATTTTACGGTATTTCTTGAAAAGCATCCATAAAATTGCGGCTATGACCAGAGCATACCCGGCATCCCCCAAACACATCCCGAAAAAGAGGAAAAAGAACGGAGCCAGGAAAGGCGTTGGATCCAGTTCTCCGTAGATCGGCGGGGAATACAGGTTGGTCAGGGCGTCTGCCGGCCGAGTGAAGGGCTTGTTTTGCAAAAGCGCCGGAGGGTTGTCCTCCTCGGTGGGGTCGAAAACGACGAACGCCACGCTAGGCGCCACGGCCTCGACCTGTTTTTGCAAGATCGGTAGGGCCTCCGTCGGAACCCAAAAGCAAGTTCTCACCGTGCTGTCGGTGGTGTCACTAACGGCGAGGGCACGATAACGGTCGTGCAGGACACCCCAGTAATCGGAGGATTCCTGGATGATAGGTGTCCACGTGTCAGCCATTTGCGCCAGGTCTCGCAGAATTTCGGATTTTTGTCCTTCGCATTCGACAAGCTGTTGTTTAATTTTCTCGGATTCCTCGGCGGCGGTTCCCGTGATGGACACAGACAGATCGACGATGGTCATGCCGTCGCGCGCACAAAGCTCCAGAATCTCTTGTTCATACGCCCGCACGTAGAGCACGACAATCCACGCTTCTTTGTCC
This window harbors:
- a CDS encoding V-type ATP synthase subunit K, translated to MELLGLTFALFGAAFAAALSGIGSAIGIGIAGDSAAGVMTEDPDKFAKCLALQALPGTQGIYGLLIAFVVLNKLGLLAGQPVPLTWTQGLMIFAACLPIAIVGWLSAIAQGKTSASSIQMISKKPDAFAKAIVLPAMVETYAVLALLTSIIMLMRISL
- a CDS encoding V-type ATP synthase subunit I; the encoded protein is MGVVKLKKAELYYHKSVEENIARIIQRSGVCQIIESSEETSVRPAGIDARLARCDEHETHARYLLRALGSYYVDQMSSLDRLLGEKPVLSLNELAQIAQKTDLEKLASSIKIMEAKLNELHIEISQLQANAGILSQIKGFPYPLSVLREGTLTLKGVLGTLASAQVDVLKESLAAYASETELCVLPQSPKDKEAWIVVLYVRAYEQEILELCARDGMTIVDLSVSITGTAAEESEKIKQQLVECEGQKSEILRDLAQMADTWTPIIQESSDYWGVLHDRYRALAVSDTTDSTVRTCFWVPTEALPILQKQVEAVAPSVAFVVFDPTEEDNPPALLQNKPFTRPADALTNLYSPPIYGELDPTPFLAPFFFLFFGMCLGDAGYALVIAAILWMLFKKYRKIPASVKDFIHIFSIGAVFTFLYGAITGSFFGDFIDVFPFMAFLRPIKNFFFVIDPMADPMKVLGISLFLGIVHLMLGLGIAAYDALRKGNYVDAIGDKISWIFFVVGLVLVGTGATGAVPWIIYLLGQCMAVAGACVIFWYAGREKKNIFLKIGSGLYALYGCTSYLGDILSYSRLLALGLGSAVIGSIINLLATMVAEIPFIGWTLALGIVLGGHAFGIAVNLLGAFVHSLRLQYVEFFSKFYSGGGAVFKPLQFTTQYVEVVDGLPQS